The genomic stretch GCTGCTCTGGCTGCGGCTAATTTATCTGCAGCTTCTTTAGCTTTGGCTGCCGCTTCATCAGATGCTTTTTTAGCGGCTATTTTTCTTGCCTCATCTTTTGCATTGGCTTCAGCTCTTGCAGCTTCTTCATTCCGTTTTCTTTCTTCTTCAGCCCTTTTTGCAGCTAATTCAGCTGCTTTTTTAGCTTCTGCTTCCGCAATTCTTCTTTCTCTTTCTAAGGCTTCGGCTCTTGCTTTAGCTTCTGCTTCAATTCTTGCTTTTTCTCTTTCAGCGGCAAGTTTTGCTAAACGTATTTTTTCTGCTTCTGCTTTTCTTCTGGCCTCTTCTTCCGCTTTTGCGATTCTGATTTCTTCCGCAATAATGGCTCTGATCTGTCCTTCAAGGGCCTTGGATTGAACTTGTTTTTGTTTCAGTTCAGCAGTAAGCTTTGATTCATTCTTTTTAAACTCGGCTACCAATTGTTCTTTTTGAGCTCTTTCCGCATTAATAGTCGCCAAATCCTTCTGTTGGTTTACCAGAAGGTTCTCTTTCTCTTTTACAGAGTTTTGTCTTTGCGTGATAGTCTTTTTGATTTGGTTGGCAGCATCAGTAATTTCAGCTGCTTTTTTATCCTGGTAATCTGAATACTGTTTTAAATATTGTACTCTTCGGATAGCCTCACCCATGTTTTTAGCTGAAAGGATGAAGGTTACTTTGTTTTGTACTCCTTTATTTTTATAAGCATTTACCAAGACTTCAGCATAGTTCTTTCTCAGAACTGCCAGTTCCTTGTTCTGACGGTTAATTTCAAGCTGCTTCAGATAGATGTCATCCTCAATAAATCTCTTTTCTTTCTGAGTATTATTGTATACTTTTTCTCTTAAGACTAGCTTTTGATTAACGCTGGTAAGATAGGCTATGGAAAGTTTAGATTCGCTTCTTGTTTTAGCTAAATCTGTATTTATTTGTGCAATTTGTTTTTTAAGTTCGGCATTCTGCTTCTGCAGCTGTTCTTTCTTCTGCTGTCCCTGGTGCAGTCCAAACATCAGAATACCTATTAAAAAGCTAAATTTTTTAATCATTTAATCTCAATTTTCTTATAACTGGATGGTACAGAATAAGGTGTTTCCATCCTCGAAAAGTCAAATTTCGTGTTTTCCAGTAAAATTTGACTAGATTTTGAACCTTTTATAATTATTTTAACATTTTGAGGGAGGCGCATTCCATTGTATTCGTTCCAATTACTGTAAGATATTTCTAACTCATCGGGAGATAAAACATCTTTTAGATTAACACTCAGTAAATCATAATTGGTGTCATATTGTAATGCAATTTTGTACTCCCTGTTTTTTTCATCGGTTACAATTTTCTGGTTGACATTAGAAACCATTTTATAACCCTGAGCATTTTGGGTAAGCGTAAACTGGGAATCGTTGATTTTTACAAAAGTCCTTCCCAATAAAATTTTTTCCAGCGCTTTATAATCAATGAAATTAACATTTAGAAGATTATTAAGATACTCAAAATCGGAATCAATATAGGTTTTGCTTGTTTTATCCTGTCCTTTTATTCCTTCCGGAGTGGCAATTCCTCTGGCTACATTCAGAAAGAGGGCTCTCAGATTCATCCATACCTTTTTATCATTTTCAATATAAACTGTAGCATCTAATGTTGGAATAAAACTTCCTGTTTCCACACGAACTTTACTATCAATTTTAATCTGTTCAAATTTTAGTGGGGTCACTACATGTTCGTAAAAGGTAAATTTATCTCTCACCGGTTGGTTTACGTCTTTTGGATTTCTGTTATCTTCTGCTGTTCTGATGCTATCCCTGGAATTACCAGTATCACTTTTTATCGCATTACGGGTTTTACAGGATGATAAAATAAGAAGCAATAAAAGAAGTGGGATCCAATTTTTCATGTATTTATCTTTTTCAATTAAAAAAAACTGAGCAATATTAACGCCAAACCACACAAAACATTTTGTGTGGTTTGGTTTTATCTTATTTAAGTTAGAGAATTTCTGATCTTATTTATTTGGAAAGAAAATCTAAAACAGAATAATCTCCCAGGGAAATTTCTCTTGCTACTCCAAAATACTGAGCAGAATTACCAATCATAGAATTGGAAAGATTTCCGTGGTTAATTCTTGTGTTTTCCTGGATCAGAGAGTTTTCAATATTAGAGTTTACAATAGTGGTATTGTTTCCTAATGAAACTCCAGGACCTACTTTAGAGTTGGAGATTTTCACATTTTCTCCAATAAAGCATGGTGGGATGATCAATGAATTTTCAATTACCGCAGAAGCTGGATAATGACTCATTTCCTCTTTTTCATAATCAAGGATCTTACTGTTGGTTTCTACTGTAGCATTTTTGTTACCGCAGTCCATCCAGTCGTTTACTTTACCCAAAGTGAACTTAGCGCCTTTGGCTCTAAGATTCTCCAGAGCCATAGTAAGCTGGTATTCTCCACCGTTTTTAATATCATTGTCCATGATATAGTTGATTTCATCCATTAGCTTTTCAGCACTATTGAAGTAGTAAATCCCAATAATGGCAAGATCAGAGACAAAGGTTTGTGGTTTTTCCACAAAGTCTGTAATGAAACCGTAGTTATCTAATTTTACAACTCCAAAAGCAGATGGATCTTCTACGCTTTTTACCCAGATTACTCCATCTGAGTTTTTATCTAGCTGAAAGTCTGCACGGAAAAGAGTATCAGCGAAAGCGATAACAACATCTCCGGTCATTGATTGTTCTGCACATTTAATGGCATGGGCTGTTCCAAGTGGATCATTCTGATAATATAGACTTCCTTTTGCTCCTAGTTTTTCAGCAATCTGAAGAAGGGATTTTTCGATCTCAGGGCCAAAATCTCCAATGATAAAAGCTACCTCTTCGATTTTTTCTCCTGCAACTTTAGCAATATCTTCCACCAATCTCTGTACGATAGGTTTCCCTGCGATAGGAATAAGTGGTTTTGGAACTGTTAGTGTATGGGGACGTAATCTGGAACCACGTCCAGCCATTGGAACAATAATTTTCATAGATGATATAACGATGTTTTTGTTTAAATGTAGTGTATTTTGAGCTAAATATAATAATAAAAACGTTTTTGAAGAGTAATACTTATTATGTTGAGCTGTTTGTTTCGTTTTTTAAAGCTTAATAGGTATCAAAAGAGGGACCAAAGTTTATTTCTTCCTGATTCTTGATAAAATCATGCTTTTCTCAGAATAGATTAAGATTCCAAGGAAGATTATAAATAATAAGTTACTGGTTAAAATATTATAGTTAAGGTATTTCACAATGATAAAACTAAATACACCCAGTAATAGTAAGAAGAAAGACATTTTCTTCATTCTATATGGAATGGGATAATATTTTTGACCTAAGAGGTAGGAGATAATCATCATGATAATATAGGCTCCGAATGTTGCCCATGCAGAACCAATCATACTATGGTAATAAGATAATGCTAAATAGTTTAAAGCGATATTAATACCGGCCCCAATCCAAGAGATTATAGTTCCAACACTGGTTCTGTCTGTAACTTTATACCATGTGGAAAAGTTATAATATATTCCGAAACAAAGATTGGCAATAACAATAATAGGGATAATATCTATGGCAATCCAATACGATTGATTAGGAATAAAAACGTTTTTTAACCAGGCAATATTGGCAATGATTCCCAAGGCTACAGCACATGCGAAAAAGGCAAAATATTCTGCTACTTTAGCGTAGGTTTTCTTAGCGTCACCTTTATCCATTTGTTTGAAAAAGAAAGGTTCAATTCCCATCCGGTAAGCGGTAACAAATAAGGTCATCAATACGGCTAGTTTATAGCAGCCTCCATAAGCCCCGGCTTCTTCATCTGAAATATGATTTCTTTGAATTGACTTGTCAAAGTTTTCATTTACCATAAAAGCGAGGCCTGCCAGCATCAAAGGAAATGAATATTTTATCATGCGTCCAAACAGTGAGGTTATAAACTGAAATCTTACTTTTAATA from Chryseobacterium indologenes encodes the following:
- a CDS encoding murein hydrolase activator EnvC family protein; its protein translation is MIKKFSFLIGILMFGLHQGQQKKEQLQKQNAELKKQIAQINTDLAKTRSESKLSIAYLTSVNQKLVLREKVYNNTQKEKRFIEDDIYLKQLEINRQNKELAVLRKNYAEVLVNAYKNKGVQNKVTFILSAKNMGEAIRRVQYLKQYSDYQDKKAAEITDAANQIKKTITQRQNSVKEKENLLVNQQKDLATINAERAQKEQLVAEFKKNESKLTAELKQKQVQSKALEGQIRAIIAEEIRIAKAEEEARRKAEAEKIRLAKLAAEREKARIEAEAKARAEALERERRIAEAEAKKAAELAAKRAEEERKRNEEAARAEANAKDEARKIAAKKASDEAAAKAKEAADKLAAARAAELALAKRKEEDKKAAESKAMTNYGVTTSAGSSFAESRGRLGYPADRAGQITHRFGRQPHPVFKNITEENNGIKISVPSGTRAKSVYPGSVSSVLANNDGTKTVIIKHGSYFTIYSNLGSVSVSKGQQVSAGTPVGTVAQDFDGAYTLDFQVWNGSTPVDPLGWISY
- a CDS encoding DUF4292 domain-containing protein, which translates into the protein MKNWIPLLLLLLILSSCKTRNAIKSDTGNSRDSIRTAEDNRNPKDVNQPVRDKFTFYEHVVTPLKFEQIKIDSKVRVETGSFIPTLDATVYIENDKKVWMNLRALFLNVARGIATPEGIKGQDKTSKTYIDSDFEYLNNLLNVNFIDYKALEKILLGRTFVKINDSQFTLTQNAQGYKMVSNVNQKIVTDEKNREYKIALQYDTNYDLLSVNLKDVLSPDELEISYSNWNEYNGMRLPQNVKIIIKGSKSSQILLENTKFDFSRMETPYSVPSSYKKIEIK
- a CDS encoding sugar phosphate nucleotidyltransferase, producing the protein MKIIVPMAGRGSRLRPHTLTVPKPLIPIAGKPIVQRLVEDIAKVAGEKIEEVAFIIGDFGPEIEKSLLQIAEKLGAKGSLYYQNDPLGTAHAIKCAEQSMTGDVVIAFADTLFRADFQLDKNSDGVIWVKSVEDPSAFGVVKLDNYGFITDFVEKPQTFVSDLAIIGIYYFNSAEKLMDEINYIMDNDIKNGGEYQLTMALENLRAKGAKFTLGKVNDWMDCGNKNATVETNSKILDYEKEEMSHYPASAVIENSLIIPPCFIGENVKISNSKVGPGVSLGNNTTIVNSNIENSLIQENTRINHGNLSNSMIGNSAQYFGVAREISLGDYSVLDFLSK
- a CDS encoding oligosaccharide flippase family protein, translating into MYKKLLGQTIIYGVGAIAPRIILFILNPLLIYKIPNEGFAIFTQLYAWISFVNIILSFGFETAYFRFSAEDDNEKKTFNTSFWFLFSTSTLFLALCYLFNQSIADYLGYHDNPQYIKWFALIAFFDNLLVIPFAWLRFHNKPIKYSAVRVFQSIFQAVFTAALFFWIPENISKSFGLNQNVDYPFFSNLAGSALGFLLLLPIILKVRFQFITSLFGRMIKYSFPLMLAGLAFMVNENFDKSIQRNHISDEEAGAYGGCYKLAVLMTLFVTAYRMGIEPFFFKQMDKGDAKKTYAKVAEYFAFFACAVALGIIANIAWLKNVFIPNQSYWIAIDIIPIIVIANLCFGIYYNFSTWYKVTDRTSVGTIISWIGAGINIALNYLALSYYHSMIGSAWATFGAYIIMMIISYLLGQKYYPIPYRMKKMSFFLLLLGVFSFIIVKYLNYNILTSNLLFIIFLGILIYSEKSMILSRIRKK